A DNA window from Leptospira langatensis contains the following coding sequences:
- the atpC gene encoding ATP synthase F1 subunit epsilon, with protein sequence MASPKLDVSVISPEKLLFHGDADSLVVPGSDGFFGVYPGHTSLVSLLGIGVLEVRQGNKTKIAAIEGGFFEVRDNKVTILTDHGSLKEDIDLADAQKALEEAEALPPSTEKNTLVQKAKTRILAASR encoded by the coding sequence ATGGCTTCTCCTAAACTGGACGTTTCCGTAATCTCTCCGGAGAAATTGCTCTTCCACGGCGATGCTGATAGCCTCGTCGTGCCAGGAAGTGATGGTTTCTTCGGGGTGTATCCGGGACATACTTCCTTGGTATCTCTTCTGGGGATCGGTGTGTTGGAAGTCCGACAAGGGAATAAGACCAAGATCGCAGCCATTGAAGGCGGATTTTTCGAGGTCCGAGACAATAAGGTTACGATCCTGACCGACCACGGCAGCCTGAAAGAAGATATCGATCTGGCAGACGCCCAAAAAGCGTTAGAAGAGGCCGAAGCTCTTCCTCCTTCCACTGAGAAAAATACTCTCGTTCAAAAAGCAAAAACCCGAATTTTAGCGGCTTCCCGCTAA
- a CDS encoding GAF domain-containing protein, translated as MGLLDKVTRIIRSGSNSPGNLDPSSVAIPREEKPSLLKKSMALRAKGLLEKAMDFGGKKESKPVSVYEDPTNFEPESVSSPEGSYSFDTSSDDLGDFDLGADLSPSSFSQDEDASDISFPDSAFDTQGTSDFDLSSEEDQEPIALSEDELGNLLSSEEEGIPTFDSDTNGDEFADPFSSGAEDLTLASDDSDPDLGMDFGDTDLGSDFGNLDEPTEEETPHKGLLSKASEAKEEDSIFDSDLPKSDDIKDPFGDWVKDAENQANQEAKRPLNKEQEERESAGFLFDDDSDYSTMPIDLQIASRKKLENYLSVFEISKEISASRDFTTFFENLSYSIQGQIGAESIVIFSSTNGEFDLLRVVEAQGIGADPDWVLETGDETYHAALKTSSVVYAKELFKTVLPKKEKEILEKTSAEMLVPIRSYDEFYGIIILSKTIAGEDYTIEDLEFLKIVGEMAGSVLRRIMDLENLHQENEKLRQVLKGNERILASARDLASVRDMDEAYDYLVETFKKELGLRRWSFLLLDRTTRKEYKVFGTNLLTPDTAGKFRLALDSNLVGIVANVPGVFRISNFRKNPELLSQLSNDELGLMRDFDILPFLNLNWLVGMLVIHETEVPWTDTDRETAVGISEIAAPVLSNLLMLEERDAVFRDPFSPVESRIDEAIARSAKIGAPFSLTVFKVQNASRMVRIKGAGFFSYYCEELRASIQEHLGETDYCYRVGQGKYVVVLDGKDREETQIVVRKIRNRIVELDRKNKDFQTSTSNQTLCYPADTREKERMLELIEES; from the coding sequence ATGGGACTGTTGGATAAGGTCACGCGTATAATCCGCTCGGGATCTAATTCCCCCGGAAATTTAGACCCGTCCTCAGTAGCTATTCCTAGAGAAGAAAAGCCTTCTCTCTTAAAGAAATCCATGGCACTTCGTGCAAAAGGACTATTAGAGAAGGCTATGGACTTCGGAGGAAAAAAGGAATCCAAGCCGGTTTCCGTTTATGAGGATCCTACAAATTTCGAACCGGAAAGCGTTTCTTCTCCGGAAGGATCGTATTCATTCGATACGAGCTCTGACGATCTGGGCGATTTCGATCTAGGTGCGGATCTTTCTCCAAGCTCTTTCTCACAAGATGAGGACGCCTCGGATATTTCTTTCCCTGACTCTGCCTTCGATACACAAGGCACAAGCGACTTCGATCTTTCTTCGGAAGAAGACCAGGAGCCGATCGCACTCTCCGAAGATGAACTAGGTAATTTACTTTCTTCCGAAGAGGAAGGAATTCCTACATTCGATTCCGACACCAACGGGGACGAATTTGCGGATCCATTTTCTTCCGGAGCAGAAGATCTTACTCTCGCGAGCGACGATTCGGATCCTGATCTTGGAATGGATTTCGGGGACACGGATCTTGGTTCGGACTTTGGAAATTTGGACGAACCGACAGAGGAAGAAACTCCTCATAAAGGACTTCTCTCCAAAGCAAGCGAGGCCAAAGAAGAGGATTCCATCTTTGATTCCGATCTTCCTAAATCGGATGATATAAAGGATCCTTTCGGGGATTGGGTCAAAGACGCAGAGAATCAGGCGAACCAAGAGGCGAAGCGTCCTTTAAACAAAGAACAGGAAGAAAGAGAGTCCGCAGGTTTCCTATTCGATGACGATTCGGATTATTCCACAATGCCGATCGACTTGCAGATCGCATCTCGTAAGAAGTTGGAGAATTATCTCTCCGTATTCGAGATCTCCAAAGAGATCTCCGCGTCCCGCGATTTTACTACCTTCTTCGAGAATTTGAGCTATTCTATTCAGGGACAAATAGGCGCGGAATCGATCGTGATCTTCTCTTCTACGAACGGAGAGTTCGATCTACTGAGAGTAGTAGAGGCCCAAGGAATTGGTGCCGATCCGGATTGGGTCTTGGAAACCGGAGATGAAACGTATCACGCCGCATTGAAGACTTCTTCCGTGGTCTATGCCAAGGAATTGTTTAAGACAGTACTCCCTAAAAAGGAAAAGGAGATCCTGGAGAAGACCTCTGCAGAAATGCTCGTCCCAATTCGTAGTTACGACGAATTTTATGGAATTATAATATTAAGTAAGACTATAGCTGGCGAAGATTATACGATCGAAGACTTAGAATTCCTGAAGATCGTAGGAGAGATGGCAGGTTCCGTTCTCCGTAGGATCATGGACTTGGAGAACCTTCACCAAGAGAATGAGAAGCTTCGACAGGTCCTAAAGGGAAATGAGAGGATACTTGCGAGCGCAAGGGATCTGGCTTCCGTCAGGGACATGGACGAGGCTTACGATTATCTAGTAGAGACATTTAAGAAGGAACTAGGGCTCAGACGATGGAGTTTCCTTCTCTTGGATCGGACGACTCGAAAAGAATATAAGGTATTCGGAACGAATTTGCTGACTCCGGATACGGCAGGAAAATTCAGATTAGCCTTGGATTCCAATTTGGTAGGGATCGTCGCCAATGTTCCGGGTGTATTCCGAATTTCTAATTTTAGAAAGAATCCCGAACTTCTTTCCCAGTTGTCCAATGACGAGCTAGGTCTCATGAGGGATTTCGACATCCTTCCTTTCTTGAATTTGAATTGGCTGGTGGGAATGCTCGTGATCCACGAAACGGAAGTTCCTTGGACGGACACGGATAGAGAGACTGCTGTGGGCATCTCCGAGATCGCCGCACCGGTACTTTCGAATTTATTAATGTTAGAGGAAAGGGACGCAGTATTTAGGGATCCTTTTAGTCCTGTAGAATCCAGGATAGACGAAGCAATTGCCAGGTCGGCAAAGATAGGAGCACCTTTCAGTCTGACTGTATTTAAGGTCCAAAATGCAAGTAGAATGGTCCGCATAAAGGGAGCCGGTTTCTTCTCCTATTATTGCGAAGAATTGCGGGCCTCTATCCAAGAACATTTGGGAGAGACGGATTATTGCTATCGAGTGGGCCAGGGAAAATACGTCGTGGTCCTGGATGGAAAAGATCGAGAAGAGACTCAGATCGTAGTCCGAAAGATCCGAAATCGGATCGTAGAACTGGATCGTAAGAATAAGGACTTCCAGACCTCCACTTCCAACCAGACCCTGTGTTACCCTGCGGATACTCGAGAGAAAGAGAGAATGCTGGAGTTGATCGAAGAATCTTGA
- a CDS encoding serine hydrolase domain-containing protein: MAFETYRSIPAKSFLLLVPILIPLLLVTCNHTYYRAITHLYPNLETNRIFPERKVETSSPVSNLEKKTGWDLPEKLTFQTMKGEETLSSVELLRVTNTNTLIVIKDGKVLYENYWNGFKRDTIQTSFSMAKSIASTLIGIAIGEGKIQSVNDPVIRYIPELKDRGIDLLTIRDLMMMSTGIDYTRMEETFFLFIPFSNDVNTFYGNHLRRLVLSLHGGKDAVGKLFNYNDFYPLIEGMVLERATKMSISQYTQEKLWKPMGMEADSSWSLDSEEDGLERAHVGLNARAMDFARIGLLFLNQGVWNKRKILSKDWVLEATSPDPNDQREWKVFSFWKKSGGYYKYHWWGMKNADGTYDYMARGNLGQIIFVSPSKNAVIVRLGEEPKPKYQWPFIAKAILDRIPK; the protein is encoded by the coding sequence ATGGCTTTCGAAACTTATAGATCCATTCCAGCCAAAAGTTTCCTTCTACTTGTCCCGATCCTAATTCCGCTTTTACTGGTCACTTGCAATCATACTTACTATCGGGCTATTACACATTTATATCCGAACCTGGAAACCAATCGGATCTTTCCTGAGAGAAAGGTGGAGACTTCTTCTCCAGTTTCGAATTTGGAGAAGAAAACAGGATGGGACCTTCCCGAAAAACTTACCTTTCAGACGATGAAAGGGGAGGAGACTCTTTCGAGTGTCGAGCTCTTGAGGGTAACGAATACAAATACTCTCATCGTGATCAAGGACGGGAAAGTTCTCTATGAGAATTACTGGAATGGATTCAAGAGAGATACCATCCAAACTTCCTTTTCGATGGCAAAGTCCATTGCTTCTACTTTGATCGGGATCGCAATCGGAGAGGGAAAGATCCAAAGTGTGAATGATCCCGTGATCCGATACATACCGGAACTAAAAGACAGAGGGATCGATCTTCTTACGATCCGGGATCTTATGATGATGTCCACGGGGATAGACTATACTCGGATGGAAGAAACTTTCTTCTTGTTCATTCCTTTCTCGAACGATGTGAACACATTTTACGGGAATCATCTGAGAAGATTGGTGCTTTCTTTGCATGGGGGCAAGGACGCAGTCGGAAAACTTTTCAACTATAACGATTTCTATCCGCTCATCGAGGGAATGGTCTTGGAGAGAGCGACCAAGATGAGTATTTCTCAATACACTCAGGAAAAACTTTGGAAACCGATGGGAATGGAAGCGGATTCTTCCTGGAGTTTGGATAGCGAAGAGGACGGACTCGAAAGAGCTCATGTAGGTTTGAACGCGAGGGCCATGGATTTTGCCAGGATCGGATTATTGTTCTTGAATCAAGGAGTCTGGAATAAACGAAAGATCCTTTCCAAGGACTGGGTATTGGAAGCTACCTCTCCCGATCCGAACGACCAAAGGGAATGGAAAGTCTTCTCGTTCTGGAAAAAGTCCGGAGGATATTACAAATATCATTGGTGGGGAATGAAGAATGCAGACGGCACCTATGACTATATGGCCAGAGGAAATTTAGGTCAGATCATTTTCGTTTCTCCTAGTAAGAATGCAGTAATCGTTCGCTTGGGCGAAGAGCCTAAGCCAAAATACCAATGGCCGTTTATCGCAAAGGCGATCTTGGATCGGATCCCAAAATAG
- a CDS encoding ArsR/SmtB family transcription factor has translation MNAFAALADDTRMEIVRLVAKNGELTSTEIGQNFKISAPAISHHLKILKESKVLHMKKDAQRRVYTLNGTRIGEMEEWLASIIDLWHKRMDKLDKYVLKIKKERSSGKK, from the coding sequence ATGAACGCATTTGCCGCCCTTGCGGACGATACCAGAATGGAGATTGTGAGATTGGTTGCCAAGAATGGGGAGCTGACCTCCACAGAGATCGGACAGAATTTCAAGATCAGTGCTCCGGCAATTTCCCATCATTTAAAAATTCTCAAAGAGTCCAAGGTGCTTCATATGAAGAAGGACGCGCAAAGGCGCGTTTATACCCTAAATGGGACCCGGATCGGTGAAATGGAAGAATGGTTAGCAAGCATTATAGATCTATGGCATAAGCGCATGGATAAATTGGACAAGTACGTACTCAAGATCAAAAAGGAGAGATCCAGTGGTAAAAAATAA
- the atpD gene encoding F0F1 ATP synthase subunit beta, translating to MSKGKVKQIIGSVLDIEFESGHLPEIFNALEIEAIVEGKKEKIVAEVQQHIGGSAVRAIALSSTDGLVRGQEVSDTGSPISVPVGDVTLGRIFNVLGDPVDEGAPIQVKERKPIHRAAPSYEDLSPKTEVFETGIKVIDLLAPYIKGGKTGLFGGAGVGKTVLIQELINNIAKQHGGFSVFAGVGERTREGNDLWREMKESGVINKTVLCYGQMNEPPGARLRVALSALTMAEHFRDSIGTDVLLFVDNIFRFSQAGSEVSALLGRMPSAVGYQPTLSTEMGALQERITSTRKGSITSVQAIYVPADDLTDPAPANAFAHLDATTVLSRAISDKGIYPAVDPLDSTSRVMNAEVLGQEHYSVAREVQRILQRYKDLQDIIAILGMDELSEDDKVLVARARKIEKFLSQPFHVAEVFTGTPGKYVKLADTVRSFKEVISGNCDHLPEQAFYMVGTIEDVVEKSKNLRA from the coding sequence ATGAGCAAAGGTAAAGTAAAGCAAATCATCGGTTCGGTTTTGGATATCGAATTCGAATCCGGACATCTTCCTGAAATTTTCAACGCTCTCGAGATCGAAGCGATTGTAGAAGGCAAAAAGGAAAAAATCGTCGCAGAAGTGCAACAGCATATCGGCGGAAGCGCAGTGAGAGCGATCGCACTTTCTTCCACTGACGGACTCGTAAGAGGCCAGGAAGTTTCCGACACAGGATCTCCTATCTCTGTCCCTGTTGGGGATGTAACTCTCGGCAGGATCTTCAACGTTCTTGGCGATCCAGTCGACGAGGGCGCTCCTATCCAAGTGAAAGAGCGCAAGCCTATCCACAGAGCGGCTCCAAGTTACGAGGATCTTTCTCCTAAGACAGAAGTCTTCGAAACAGGGATCAAGGTAATCGACCTTCTCGCTCCATATATCAAAGGTGGAAAGACCGGACTCTTCGGAGGAGCCGGAGTAGGTAAGACGGTTCTTATCCAAGAATTGATCAATAACATCGCGAAACAACACGGTGGATTCTCGGTATTCGCAGGTGTTGGAGAAAGAACTCGCGAAGGAAACGACCTTTGGAGAGAGATGAAAGAATCCGGAGTTATCAACAAGACCGTACTTTGCTATGGTCAGATGAACGAGCCTCCTGGTGCTCGTCTTCGTGTGGCTCTTTCTGCTCTAACAATGGCGGAACATTTCCGTGATTCCATCGGAACAGACGTACTCCTCTTCGTGGATAATATCTTCCGTTTCTCCCAAGCGGGATCCGAAGTATCTGCGCTTCTCGGACGTATGCCTTCTGCGGTGGGATACCAACCGACTCTTTCTACAGAGATGGGTGCTCTCCAAGAGCGTATTACTTCTACTCGTAAAGGATCCATTACTTCGGTCCAGGCCATCTACGTTCCTGCGGACGACTTGACTGACCCGGCTCCAGCGAACGCGTTCGCTCACTTGGATGCGACTACGGTTCTTTCTCGTGCGATCTCCGATAAAGGGATCTATCCTGCGGTGGACCCGCTTGATTCTACTTCTCGCGTAATGAACGCAGAGGTCCTCGGACAAGAGCATTACTCTGTCGCTCGAGAAGTGCAAAGGATCCTGCAACGCTATAAAGACCTACAAGATATTATCGCGATCTTGGGAATGGACGAACTTTCCGAGGATGATAAGGTTCTCGTGGCTCGTGCCAGAAAGATCGAGAAATTCCTTTCTCAACCTTTCCACGTTGCGGAAGTATTCACCGGAACCCCTGGTAAATACGTGAAACTTGCGGATACAGTTCGCTCTTTCAAAGAAGTGATTTCCGGAAATTGCGACCATCTTCCTGAGCAAGCCTTCTACATGGTGGGAACCATAGAAGACGTGGTCGAGAAGTCCAAAAACCTGAGGGCATAA